One window of Flavobacterium ammonificans genomic DNA carries:
- a CDS encoding PSP1 domain-containing protein, which produces MACTSCSTSDGGAPKGCKNNGTCGTDSCNKLTVFDWLSNMSAPNGEAPFDCVEVRFKNGRKEFYRNTEKLTLSIGDIVATVASPGHDIGIVTLTGELVKVQMKKKGVNPESAEIAKIYRKASQKDIDIWSAARDREEPMKVRARELAIQQKLEMKISDIEFQGDGSKATFYYTANDRVDFRLLIKDFAKEFNTRIEMKQVGFRQEASRLGGIGSCGRELCCSTWLTDFRSVNTSAARYQQLSLNPQKLAGQCGKLKCCLNYELDTYMDALKDFPDFDTKLVTEKGDAICQKQDIFKGLMWFAYTNNFANWHVLNIEQVKEIVAENKLKNKVSSLEDFAIETVDEQEKNFNNAMGQESLTRFDQPKKKKRPNKKPRQAVEGNTGNNRPANPNNNKPSGNNNRPNNNKRPNPTQKSGEPRKPIIITKNEDKK; this is translated from the coding sequence ATGGCATGTACAAGTTGTTCAACTTCTGATGGTGGTGCACCAAAGGGTTGTAAAAATAATGGGACTTGCGGCACCGATAGCTGCAACAAATTAACCGTTTTTGACTGGCTTTCTAATATGAGCGCCCCTAACGGCGAAGCTCCATTTGATTGTGTGGAAGTCCGTTTTAAAAATGGAAGAAAAGAATTTTATCGCAATACAGAAAAATTGACTTTAAGCATTGGTGATATTGTTGCAACTGTAGCCTCACCAGGACATGATATCGGAATTGTTACTTTAACTGGCGAATTGGTTAAAGTACAAATGAAGAAAAAAGGAGTCAATCCTGAAAGTGCTGAAATTGCTAAAATATACCGAAAAGCCTCTCAAAAAGATATCGATATTTGGTCGGCAGCAAGGGACCGTGAAGAGCCGATGAAAGTGCGTGCACGTGAATTGGCTATTCAACAAAAATTAGAAATGAAAATTTCGGATATTGAATTTCAAGGGGACGGCTCAAAAGCTACTTTTTATTATACCGCAAATGACAGAGTCGATTTTCGTCTATTAATCAAAGATTTTGCTAAAGAATTCAACACGAGAATTGAAATGAAACAAGTTGGTTTCCGCCAAGAAGCTTCTCGTTTAGGAGGCATTGGTTCTTGTGGAAGAGAATTGTGTTGTTCTACTTGGTTGACTGATTTTAGAAGTGTCAATACTTCAGCAGCTCGTTACCAACAGTTGTCATTGAATCCGCAAAAATTAGCCGGTCAATGTGGAAAATTAAAATGTTGTTTGAACTATGAGTTAGATACTTACATGGATGCCTTGAAAGATTTTCCTGATTTTGACACTAAATTAGTGACTGAAAAAGGGGACGCTATTTGCCAAAAACAAGATATTTTCAAAGGTTTAATGTGGTTTGCATACACCAATAATTTTGCCAACTGGCATGTATTAAACATAGAACAAGTTAAAGAAATTGTTGCCGAAAATAAATTGAAAAACAAGGTGTCTTCATTAGAAGATTTTGCCATTGAAACGGTTGACGAACAAGAAAAAAACTTCAACAATGCGATGGGGCAAGAAAGTTTAACTCGTTTTGACCAACCTAAGAAAAAGAAAAGACCTAACAAAAAACCGAGACAAGCAGTTGAAGGAAATACAGGAAATAATAGACCTGCTAATCCTAACAACAATAAGCCTTCGGGAAATAATAACAGACCTAATAATAACAAGCGTCCGAATCCAACCCAAAAAAGTGGAGAGCCGAGAAAACCGATAATTATTACTAAAAATGAGGATAAAAAATAG
- a CDS encoding gliding motility lipoprotein GldH produces the protein MRIKNSLVFLLMGILFFSCDKKRVFDEYHSVGSAWHKDSTVTFQLPKLDSTKKYDLFVNLRSNDNYPFNNLFLIVALELPNGFTKVDTLEYQMANPDGTLLGEGFSDIKESKLFYKENVKFRGKYKVSIKQAVRETGKVPGVEELEGITEVGFRIENKE, from the coding sequence ATGAGGATAAAAAATAGTCTTGTTTTTCTTTTAATGGGAATTCTCTTTTTTTCATGTGATAAAAAAAGAGTTTTTGACGAATACCATTCGGTTGGAAGTGCCTGGCACAAAGACAGCACGGTTACTTTTCAATTGCCCAAATTGGATTCGACTAAAAAATACGATTTGTTTGTCAATTTAAGAAGTAATGACAATTATCCGTTTAACAATTTATTTTTGATTGTGGCGTTAGAATTACCCAACGGATTTACCAAAGTAGACACTTTAGAATACCAAATGGCTAATCCAGACGGAACACTTCTAGGCGAAGGATTTTCTGATATTAAAGAGAGTAAATTGTTCTATAAAGAAAATGTAAAATTTAGAGGAAAATACAAAGTATCCATCAAACAAGCGGTTCGTGAAACAGGCAAAGTCCCTGGAGTAGAAGAGCTTGAGGGAATTACAGAAGTAGGGTTTAGAATAGAAAATAAAGAATAG
- a CDS encoding TonB-dependent receptor plug domain-containing protein, producing the protein MKLELDEVVVSGTLKPMRRLQTPVPVEIITATFLKQNPTANIFDALQNVNGLRPQNNCNVCNTGDIRINGLDGPYTMVTIDGMPIVSALGTVYGLSGIPNSMIDRIEVVKGAASTLYGSEAVGGLINIITKRPKTVPTITADIFSTSWLETNIDLGYRANFGKKVDALIGVNYFKYNHPVDNNNDNFTDLSLQDRVSLFSKLNFSRKSQKELSLVSRYLYEDRWGGEMQWNKGFRGGNEVYGESIYTSRYEFLGKYELPVQEKMYFQFSIIGHDQNSVYGNSTFLANQKIAFGQFLWDKNWKNNSFLFGSAFRYQYYNDNTPATNNANHSKIYSLFAQDEITFSDKTSTLLGLRYDYNSAHGSIVTPRFAFKYKPTPNDILRFNFGTGFRVVNLFTEDHQALSGARDVILTSNLEPETSYNVNFNYLKKYSLTNAGVINLEFSSWYTYFTNRIFANYDLNPDQIVYDNLNGYSKIFGLSSNVDWITPFGLKASLGASYFDPLTMQDDQRFVPLFTEKFSVNWAVSYEIPSWHLAIDYTGNLTGPMRLPLLGPLDPRRETSLPFSIQNIQFTFKKIHNLEIYTGIKNLLNWTPNRNNPFLIARANDPFDKNVQFDPNGNVVPTVDNPYGLTFDPTYAYGPNQGIRFFAGLRFHID; encoded by the coding sequence GTGAAACTAGAGCTCGACGAAGTGGTTGTTTCTGGTACGCTTAAACCAATGCGGAGATTACAAACTCCTGTCCCAGTAGAAATAATAACAGCTACATTTTTAAAACAAAATCCTACCGCAAATATCTTTGATGCATTACAAAATGTAAATGGCTTGCGTCCGCAAAACAATTGTAATGTTTGTAATACTGGCGACATTCGCATCAATGGTTTAGACGGTCCCTACACGATGGTAACTATTGATGGCATGCCCATCGTGAGTGCCTTAGGAACAGTTTACGGCTTATCCGGAATACCCAACTCGATGATTGATAGAATAGAAGTGGTTAAAGGCGCTGCCTCAACTTTATATGGAAGTGAAGCGGTCGGAGGATTGATCAACATAATTACCAAAAGACCAAAAACGGTTCCAACTATTACAGCCGATATTTTCTCCACTTCCTGGTTAGAAACCAATATCGATTTAGGGTATAGAGCTAATTTTGGCAAAAAAGTAGATGCGCTAATTGGAGTAAACTATTTTAAATACAACCATCCTGTTGACAACAATAATGACAATTTCACCGACCTCTCCTTGCAGGATCGAGTTTCACTATTTTCAAAATTAAATTTTAGCAGAAAATCTCAAAAAGAGCTCAGCTTGGTTTCTCGTTATTTATATGAGGACCGATGGGGCGGTGAAATGCAATGGAATAAAGGTTTTAGAGGAGGAAACGAAGTATATGGAGAAAGTATTTATACTTCTCGTTACGAATTTCTTGGGAAATATGAACTCCCTGTTCAAGAAAAAATGTATTTCCAATTCTCAATTATTGGTCATGATCAAAATTCTGTATATGGCAATTCTACATTTCTTGCTAATCAAAAAATTGCTTTTGGACAATTCCTTTGGGATAAGAATTGGAAGAACAATTCATTTCTTTTTGGAAGCGCCTTCAGATACCAATACTATAATGACAATACGCCTGCTACTAACAACGCGAATCATTCTAAAATTTACAGCCTATTTGCACAAGATGAAATTACTTTTTCAGACAAAACAAGTACTCTCCTTGGACTGCGTTATGATTACAATTCAGCACATGGCTCTATAGTAACCCCTCGTTTTGCTTTTAAATACAAGCCCACTCCCAATGATATTTTACGATTCAATTTTGGAACCGGTTTTAGAGTAGTTAACCTTTTTACCGAAGATCATCAAGCATTATCTGGAGCGAGAGATGTCATATTGACCTCTAATCTTGAGCCAGAAACATCGTATAACGTAAATTTTAACTACCTGAAAAAATACAGCTTAACAAATGCTGGAGTCATTAATTTAGAATTTTCTTCTTGGTACACCTATTTTACGAATCGGATTTTTGCCAATTATGATTTGAATCCCGATCAAATTGTATACGATAATTTGAACGGCTATTCTAAAATTTTTGGGCTTAGCTCAAATGTAGATTGGATCACACCATTCGGTCTAAAAGCCAGTCTTGGCGCCAGCTATTTTGATCCTTTAACAATGCAAGACGACCAAAGATTTGTACCCCTTTTTACAGAAAAATTTTCGGTTAACTGGGCTGTTAGTTATGAAATTCCGTCTTGGCATTTAGCCATTGATTACACTGGAAATCTTACTGGGCCAATGCGTTTGCCTCTACTTGGTCCACTTGATCCTCGTCGAGAAACTTCTCTTCCATTTAGTATCCAAAACATCCAATTTACATTTAAAAAAATTCATAATTTGGAAATCTACACGGGGATAAAAAATTTACTAAACTGGACGCCTAATCGCAACAATCCGTTTTTAATTGCTCGTGCCAACGATCCTTTTGACAAAAATGTGCAATTTGATCCTAATGGCAATGTGGTACCAACTGTTGACAATCCTTATGGTTTGACATTCGATCCAACTTATGCTTATGGCCCTAACCAAGGGATTCGCTTTTTTGCTGGACTACGATTTCATATTGACTAA
- a CDS encoding BrxA/BrxB family bacilliredoxin gives MYPEEMVRPMKAELVDAGFQDLHTAEAVENAIKGAGTTLVVVNSVCGCAARNARPGAKMSLEGAKKPDHLITVFAGVDKEAVDAARQHMFPFPPSSPSMALFKDGELVHMLERHHIEGRPAELIAENLQDAYAEFC, from the coding sequence ATGTATCCAGAAGAAATGGTAAGACCAATGAAAGCGGAATTAGTTGACGCTGGTTTTCAAGATTTACATACTGCTGAGGCTGTTGAAAACGCCATCAAAGGAGCAGGAACTACTTTAGTAGTAGTGAATTCTGTTTGTGGTTGTGCTGCAAGAAACGCACGTCCGGGAGCAAAAATGAGTTTAGAAGGTGCTAAAAAACCAGATCATTTGATTACGGTTTTTGCAGGAGTTGATAAAGAAGCAGTTGATGCAGCGCGTCAACACATGTTCCCTTTTCCTCCATCTTCACCAAGTATGGCTTTGTTCAAAGACGGTGAATTAGTTCATATGTTAGAGCGTCACCATATTGAAGGTCGCCCTGCTGAATTAATCGCAGAAAACTTACAAGACGCTTACGCAGAGTTTTGTTAA
- a CDS encoding lycopene cyclase family protein, with protein sequence MKQYDYIFTGSGLSALMTVYKMILSQKFQTKSILLLDENAKQTNDRTWCFWEQKETLWENSISKKWNSVLFANADFKRNLELHPYQYNKIQGLDFYNQLLELIVNQKNIDFVQEKVLAIEESESIVLVKTESQSYSCSQVFNSIYNPSLVTNQSKYPLLQQHFVGWFIKTEKPIFNPEQATFMDFSVAQKGNTRFMYVLPTSETEALLEYTLFSKDLLSKEEYETKIENYIQKLGIQNYKIVEKEFGNIPMTCYPFWKHNTQNVINIGTAGGWTKASTGFTFKNSDQKSTELVSFLETQTDFRKFHKKTKFWWYDLLLLDILDQKNETGAAIFSALFQKGNAALILKFLDEKTSFWEDLQVIWKCPKGLFINALLKRLFRF encoded by the coding sequence ATGAAGCAATACGACTACATTTTTACTGGCTCAGGCTTATCCGCTTTAATGACGGTATACAAAATGATTCTGTCTCAAAAATTTCAAACCAAAAGTATTTTGCTTTTGGACGAAAACGCAAAACAAACTAACGATCGAACTTGGTGTTTTTGGGAACAAAAAGAAACTCTTTGGGAAAACTCTATTTCAAAAAAATGGAATTCGGTGCTGTTTGCCAATGCTGATTTTAAACGAAACTTAGAATTACACCCCTACCAATACAACAAAATTCAGGGATTGGATTTTTACAACCAACTATTGGAATTGATTGTAAATCAAAAAAATATTGATTTTGTCCAAGAAAAAGTCCTTGCAATAGAAGAATCAGAAAGTATTGTTTTGGTAAAAACCGAAAGTCAAAGTTATTCTTGTAGCCAAGTTTTCAATTCGATTTACAATCCTTCATTAGTTACCAATCAGTCGAAATATCCTTTGTTGCAGCAGCATTTTGTGGGTTGGTTTATTAAAACCGAAAAGCCAATATTCAATCCCGAGCAAGCTACTTTCATGGATTTTTCGGTGGCGCAAAAAGGAAACACCCGTTTTATGTATGTTTTGCCTACTTCAGAAACCGAAGCCTTGTTGGAATACACTTTGTTTTCAAAAGACTTGCTTTCAAAAGAAGAATATGAAACCAAAATCGAAAATTACATTCAAAAATTAGGTATTCAAAACTATAAAATTGTTGAAAAAGAGTTTGGGAATATCCCTATGACTTGTTACCCTTTTTGGAAACACAATACCCAAAATGTAATTAATATTGGTACCGCAGGAGGTTGGACCAAAGCCAGTACAGGCTTTACCTTCAAAAATTCCGACCAAAAATCAACTGAATTAGTTTCGTTTTTAGAAACTCAAACCGATTTTAGAAAGTTCCATAAAAAGACTAAATTCTGGTGGTACGATTTGCTTTTGTTAGACATTTTAGACCAAAAAAATGAAACAGGAGCTGCCATTTTTTCTGCCCTTTTTCAAAAAGGAAATGCAGCACTTATTCTTAAATTTTTGGATGAAAAAACTTCGTTTTGGGAAGATTTACAAGTCATTTGGAAATGCCCAAAAGGACTTTTTATCAATGCTTTATTAAAACGACTATTCCGATTTTAA
- a CDS encoding penicillin-binding protein 1A, with product MNRKKNQVPDSEKDIQYYSKLFWKYFFYGLGGIALFFLFASWGLLGSMPSFEDLENPDSNLATEIISADGVVIGKYFEKNRSQLKYSDLPKNLVQALVATEDARFYDHSGIDGRGTLRAILSFGTSGGASTLTQQLAKQLFHGEGSKFLPFRIIQKAKEWIIAIRLERQYTKNEIIAMYCNVYDFGNNSVGVNSAAKTYFSKEPKELTISESAILVGMFKNSGLYNPVKNPEGVFNRRNVVLKQMEKAEIITEAEKLKLQSLPIKLNFKLESHKDGTATYFREYLREYMKKWVEENKKPDGSDYNIYRDGLRIYTTIDSRMQLYAEEAVEAHMANMQEEFFEQAKDNKNAPFVNISQAETDRILKKAMKASARWNIMESNDKSEEEIIASFKQKTKMKVFTWKGERDTIMTPLDSIRYYKHFLQSGLMAMEPQTGNIKAWVGGINYKYFQYDHVGQGARQVGSTFKPFVYATAIEQLNMSPCDSILDGPFMIRKGEHNVTADWEPRNSDQKYRGMVTLKRALANSINTVSAKLIDKTGPEAVVELTHKLGVTSEIPAQPSIALGAVEITVQDMVAAYSTFANQGVYVKPQFLRKIEDKSGVVLYEPVPESHDVLNKDIAFAVIKLLEGVTEGGSGERLRTEGGGNGDNRWTGYPYMFKNPIAGKTGTTQNQSDGWFMGMVPNLVTGVWVGCEDRSARFRSLTYGQGATSALPVWGYFMKKCYEDETLNVSKENFDRPANLGIKVDCYSKPSAVVKDSTDVEQDTEEFEL from the coding sequence ATTAATCGTAAAAAAAATCAGGTTCCTGATTCTGAAAAAGACATTCAATATTATTCCAAATTATTTTGGAAATATTTCTTTTATGGTTTGGGAGGCATTGCCTTATTTTTCCTATTTGCTTCTTGGGGGCTTTTGGGTTCTATGCCTTCATTTGAAGACTTAGAAAATCCAGACTCTAATTTAGCAACCGAAATTATCTCTGCTGATGGAGTGGTTATTGGAAAATATTTTGAAAAAAACCGTTCCCAATTAAAGTATTCTGATTTGCCTAAAAACTTAGTGCAAGCGCTTGTAGCAACAGAAGATGCTCGTTTCTATGATCATTCTGGAATTGACGGTAGAGGAACATTACGAGCTATTTTAAGCTTTGGCACGTCTGGTGGTGCCAGTACACTAACCCAACAATTGGCAAAACAATTATTCCATGGTGAAGGGTCTAAATTCTTACCGTTCCGAATCATTCAAAAAGCTAAAGAATGGATTATTGCCATTCGTTTAGAAAGACAATATACCAAAAACGAAATCATTGCTATGTATTGCAATGTGTATGATTTTGGAAATAATTCTGTAGGAGTCAACTCGGCAGCCAAAACCTATTTTTCGAAAGAACCTAAAGAATTAACTATTTCCGAGTCGGCAATTTTAGTGGGAATGTTTAAAAATTCAGGGCTTTATAATCCGGTTAAAAACCCAGAAGGCGTATTTAATCGTCGCAATGTGGTATTAAAGCAAATGGAAAAAGCAGAGATTATTACCGAAGCCGAAAAACTAAAATTACAAAGTTTGCCTATCAAATTGAACTTCAAATTAGAAAGTCATAAAGATGGAACGGCTACTTATTTCCGAGAGTATTTGAGAGAATACATGAAAAAATGGGTAGAAGAAAATAAAAAACCAGATGGCTCAGATTATAATATTTACAGAGACGGTTTGCGTATTTACACTACTATTGATTCTCGTATGCAATTGTATGCTGAAGAAGCCGTTGAAGCTCATATGGCAAATATGCAAGAAGAATTCTTCGAACAAGCTAAAGATAATAAAAACGCTCCTTTTGTGAACATTTCTCAAGCCGAAACGGATCGTATTTTAAAGAAAGCTATGAAGGCATCCGCACGATGGAATATTATGGAATCCAACGATAAAAGTGAAGAAGAAATCATTGCTTCGTTCAAACAAAAAACCAAGATGAAAGTCTTCACTTGGAAAGGAGAAAGAGATACCATTATGACGCCTTTGGATTCCATTCGTTATTACAAACACTTTTTACAATCCGGTTTAATGGCAATGGAACCTCAAACGGGTAACATTAAAGCTTGGGTAGGTGGTATCAATTACAAATACTTCCAGTACGACCACGTAGGACAAGGAGCAAGACAGGTGGGGTCTACATTCAAACCGTTTGTTTATGCAACAGCAATTGAACAATTGAACATGTCGCCTTGTGATTCTATTTTGGACGGCCCTTTTATGATTCGCAAAGGAGAACATAATGTAACTGCTGATTGGGAACCAAGAAACTCCGATCAAAAATACCGCGGAATGGTTACTTTAAAGAGAGCTTTGGCTAACTCTATTAATACCGTTTCAGCGAAATTAATTGACAAAACAGGACCTGAAGCCGTAGTAGAATTAACGCATAAGTTAGGAGTGACTTCTGAAATTCCTGCACAACCTTCAATTGCTCTTGGCGCAGTCGAAATTACAGTGCAAGACATGGTGGCTGCTTACAGCACCTTTGCCAATCAAGGTGTCTATGTCAAACCGCAATTTTTAAGAAAAATTGAAGACAAAAGCGGTGTTGTTCTTTACGAACCTGTTCCAGAGTCGCATGATGTGTTGAATAAAGACATTGCATTTGCAGTTATTAAATTGTTAGAAGGTGTAACCGAAGGTGGTTCTGGAGAACGTTTACGCACCGAAGGTGGTGGAAACGGAGACAACCGTTGGACTGGTTATCCGTACATGTTTAAAAACCCAATTGCTGGTAAAACAGGAACAACTCAAAATCAATCCGATGGATGGTTTATGGGAATGGTGCCTAATTTAGTAACCGGAGTTTGGGTAGGTTGTGAAGATCGTTCGGCACGTTTTAGAAGTTTAACCTATGGTCAAGGAGCTACTTCTGCCTTACCGGTTTGGGGCTATTTTATGAAAAAATGCTACGAAGACGAAACGCTCAACGTGTCAAAAGAAAATTTTGACAGACCCGCTAATCTTGGAATAAAAGTAGATTGTTATTCTAAACCTAGTGCCGTCGTAAAAGACAGTACTGATGTAGAACAAGATACTGAAGAATTCGAATTATAG
- a CDS encoding rhodanese-related sulfurtransferase, giving the protein MQLYNTLSAEERAELIDQAGKQRLTLSFYAYAKIEDPKKFRDDLFVAWNALDALGRTYVAKEGINAQMSVPAENFEAFRETLEVYPFMRGIRLNVAVEHDDHSFLKLTVKVRDKIVADGLNDETFDVTNIGVHLKAKEFNQILEDPNTIVVDFRNHYESEIGHFKGAITPDVETFRESLPIINEQLQDHKEDKNLVMYCTGGIRCEKASAYFKHQGFKKVFQLEGGIINYAKQIQEENLESKFIGKNFVFDHRLGERITDDIVSQCHQCGKPCDNHTNCSNDGCHLLFIQCDDCKAAMENCCSSECQEITHLPLAEQIKLRRGKQVGNKVFRKGKSENLKFKHSGDPRAMLEQAKQLSDTALATASKSKDIRQKIKIKKILLGKVEHYYVKAQVGLFVIENNELNVGDTLFISGPTTGNQELVLDKMLVNGSESTVAKTGDKVTFEVPFRVRLSDKLYLKLQN; this is encoded by the coding sequence ATGCAACTGTACAACACCTTAAGCGCAGAAGAAAGAGCCGAGCTGATTGATCAAGCTGGCAAACAAAGACTTACTTTGTCTTTCTATGCGTATGCCAAAATTGAAGACCCTAAAAAATTTAGAGACGATTTATTCGTTGCTTGGAATGCCCTTGACGCCCTTGGCCGAACTTATGTAGCCAAAGAAGGAATCAATGCGCAAATGAGTGTTCCGGCCGAAAATTTTGAAGCCTTTCGCGAAACTTTAGAAGTCTATCCCTTTATGCGCGGCATTCGTTTGAATGTAGCCGTAGAACATGACGATCACTCCTTTTTAAAATTGACGGTGAAAGTTCGCGACAAAATTGTAGCCGATGGATTAAACGACGAAACCTTTGATGTAACCAATATTGGCGTGCATTTAAAAGCCAAAGAATTCAATCAAATTTTAGAAGATCCCAACACCATTGTAGTCGATTTTAGAAATCACTATGAAAGTGAAATTGGTCATTTTAAAGGCGCCATCACTCCCGATGTGGAGACTTTTAGAGAAAGTTTGCCTATCATCAACGAGCAATTGCAAGACCATAAAGAAGATAAAAACTTGGTGATGTATTGCACGGGCGGAATTCGTTGCGAAAAAGCATCGGCATACTTCAAGCACCAAGGTTTTAAAAAGGTATTCCAATTGGAAGGCGGAATCATCAACTATGCTAAGCAAATCCAAGAAGAAAATCTAGAAAGTAAATTCATCGGAAAGAATTTTGTTTTTGATCATCGCTTAGGCGAAAGAATTACTGATGATATCGTTTCGCAATGCCATCAATGTGGAAAACCTTGCGACAATCATACTAATTGTTCTAATGATGGCTGCCATTTATTATTCATTCAATGCGACGACTGTAAAGCCGCTATGGAAAATTGTTGCTCATCTGAATGTCAAGAAATTACCCATTTGCCTTTAGCCGAACAAATAAAATTGCGTCGCGGAAAACAAGTTGGAAATAAAGTATTCCGAAAAGGAAAATCAGAAAATTTAAAGTTCAAACATTCGGGTGACCCGAGAGCTATGCTCGAACAGGCGAAGCAACTTTCTGATACGGCATTGGCTACAGCTTCAAAATCAAAAGATATTCGTCAAAAGATTAAGATAAAAAAAATACTTTTAGGCAAAGTAGAACACTATTATGTGAAGGCACAAGTAGGTCTTTTTGTAATTGAAAACAACGAATTAAACGTTGGAGACACCCTATTTATTTCAGGTCCAACCACTGGAAATCAAGAATTAGTTTTAGATAAAATGTTGGTCAACGGAAGTGAAAGCACTGTTGCTAAAACAGGTGATAAAGTAACTTTTGAAGTCCCATTTAGAGTGCGATTATCGGATAAATTGTACCTTAAGTTACAAAATTAA
- a CDS encoding metal-dependent transcriptional regulator, translated as MTSSEENYIKVIYHLSSSTPKGVNTNAIAIVLNTKASSVTDMVKKLSEKNLVSHQKYYGVTLTETGLREAKMIVRKHRLWEVFLVEKLGFSWDEVHDIAEELEHIKSEKLTNKLDAFLGFPNTDPHGDPIPDQKGEIRKINKSLLSEVAHQKLFLCVGVKDSSVEFLQYLNKQKITLGSHIKVLEKESFDNSIVIELDGKELTISNKIATNLYVQ; from the coding sequence ATGACTAGCTCTGAAGAAAACTACATTAAGGTGATTTACCATTTATCATCTAGTACACCAAAAGGGGTGAATACGAATGCGATTGCAATTGTACTCAATACTAAAGCCTCTTCGGTGACGGATATGGTAAAAAAATTATCTGAAAAGAATTTGGTTTCTCACCAAAAATATTATGGAGTAACGTTAACTGAAACGGGGCTTAGAGAAGCCAAAATGATTGTTAGAAAACACCGATTATGGGAGGTTTTTTTAGTAGAAAAACTAGGTTTTTCTTGGGATGAAGTTCATGACATTGCAGAAGAATTAGAACATATAAAATCAGAAAAATTAACTAACAAGCTCGATGCGTTTTTAGGCTTCCCAAATACAGATCCTCACGGAGATCCTATTCCGGATCAAAAAGGAGAGATTCGAAAAATTAATAAATCATTATTGTCAGAAGTAGCACATCAAAAACTCTTTCTGTGCGTTGGCGTAAAAGATTCTTCGGTAGAATTTTTACAATATTTGAATAAACAAAAAATTACTTTAGGTTCTCATATCAAGGTTTTGGAAAAAGAATCTTTTGACAACTCAATTGTTATCGAATTGGATGGCAAAGAGTTAACAATATCGAATAAAATTGCAACTAATCTTTATGTTCAATAA
- a CDS encoding CoA transferase subunit A produces MINKKVANVNQALEGIQDNMTLMLGGFGLCGIPENAIAELVKKQTINLTCISNNAGVDNFGLGLLLQNKQIKKMISSYVGENAEFERQMLSGELEVELIPQGTLAERCRAAQTGIPAFFTPAGYGTEVGEGKEAREFNGKMHVLEHAFQADFSIIKAWKGDTAGNLIFKGTARNFNPCMAGAAKITIAEVEELVEAGTLDPNQIHIPGIFIQRIFQGELFEKRIEQRTVRKK; encoded by the coding sequence ATGATTAACAAAAAAGTAGCTAACGTAAATCAAGCTCTTGAAGGAATTCAAGACAACATGACTCTTATGCTAGGTGGCTTTGGATTGTGTGGTATTCCAGAAAATGCAATTGCCGAGCTAGTAAAAAAACAAACTATAAATCTCACCTGTATTTCCAATAATGCTGGAGTAGATAATTTTGGTTTAGGTCTTTTATTACAAAACAAACAAATCAAGAAAATGATTTCTTCCTATGTGGGAGAAAACGCCGAATTTGAACGCCAAATGCTTTCGGGCGAACTCGAAGTAGAACTCATTCCACAAGGGACATTGGCAGAAAGATGCCGGGCAGCACAAACCGGAATTCCAGCATTTTTTACTCCTGCTGGATATGGAACCGAAGTTGGAGAAGGAAAAGAAGCGCGCGAATTTAATGGAAAAATGCATGTTTTAGAACACGCTTTTCAAGCTGATTTTTCTATTATAAAAGCATGGAAAGGAGACACTGCCGGTAATCTTATCTTTAAAGGAACGGCGCGCAACTTTAATCCGTGTATGGCAGGTGCCGCAAAAATTACCATCGCCGAAGTGGAAGAATTAGTTGAAGCTGGAACTTTGGACCCTAATCAAATTCATATTCCGGGTATATTCATACAACGTATTTTTCAAGGGGAATTGTTTGAAAAAAGAATTGAACAACGAACGGTAAGAAAAAAATAA